Proteins from a single region of Gossypium arboreum isolate Shixiya-1 chromosome 1, ASM2569848v2, whole genome shotgun sequence:
- the LOC108471210 gene encoding uncharacterized protein LOC108471210, translating into MFKNTFQSGFLSILYSLGSKPLQIWDKEVENGHVKRPHDDDIQSNVLEIIGSNIQSTFITCPADPAATLGIKLPFLVMIVKNLKKYFSFEIQVLDDKNVRRRFRASNFQAVTRVKPYICTMPLRLDEGWNQIQLNLADYTRRAYGTNYVETLRVQVHANCRLRRIYFSDRLYSEEELPPEFKLYLPMQKA; encoded by the exons ATGTTTAAAAATACCTTTCAATCTGGGTTTCTCTCAATCTTATACAGCTTAGG GAGCAAACCTCTGCAAATCTGGGATAAAGAAG TTGAAAATGGGCATGTTAAACGACCCCATGATGATGACATTCAATCGAATGTGCTGGAAATAATTggatcaaatattcaatcaactTTTATCACTTGCCCAGCTGACCCTGCTGCAACGCTGGGTATTAAGCTTCCGTTCTTGGTTATGATTGTTAAAAACTTGAAGAAATATTTCTCTTTTGAGATCCAAGTTCTCGATGATAAGAACGTCCGGCGTCGTTTTCGTGCTTCTAACTTTCAA GCTGTCACTCGAGTAAAGCCATATATATGCACCATGCCACTGAGATTGGATGAGGGTTGGAATCAAATTCAGTTGAATCTGGCTGATTATACTCGAAGGGCCTATGGCACGAACTATGTCGAGACACTACGTGTTCAGGTACATGCAAATTGCCGCCTACGGAGGATATATTTCTCTGATCGCTTGTACTCCGAAGAGGAACTCCCCCCAGAATTCAAACTATACCTTCCAATGCAG AAAGCATGA